A DNA window from Syntrophales bacterium contains the following coding sequences:
- the lysS gene encoding lysine--tRNA ligase: protein MEESELLKKRKEKIESLKTDGIDLYPGGIEVTATTKAIITRFGDMDKDTLEQLDERFILAGRLMAVRNFGKATFIDIQDREGRIQSYIRKDTVGEKDFSLFRRLDIGDIISVAGKVFKTRAGELTIEADEIKLLAKAVRPLPEKWHGLTDIETRYRQRHIDLIVNPKVRETFYIRSRIIQSIRNFMDERDFLEVETPMMQPMAGGAIARPFKTHHNALGMDFYLRIAPELYLKRLVVGGMERVYEINRSFRNEGISTFHNPEFTMMEFYQAYATYEDLMVMTEELIAYISQKLFDTLTIDYQGTQIDLTPPWQRITVKEAIIKYCKVESDVLEDVGKAVGFARSLGLPITGKEPLGKVIMEIFDEAVEENLIQPTFITSYPIEVSPLSKKSADNPGFVDRFELYICGKEIANAFSELNDPVDQRERFLMQLEAREAGDEEAHEMDEDYIGALEYGMPPTAGEGIGIDRLIMLFTDSASIRDVILFPHMRKK, encoded by the coding sequence ATGGAAGAGAGTGAACTTCTCAAGAAGAGAAAAGAAAAAATAGAATCTCTTAAAACCGATGGCATTGATCTGTATCCAGGTGGGATAGAAGTAACTGCCACCACGAAAGCAATCATTACCCGCTTTGGTGATATGGATAAAGATACCCTTGAGCAGTTAGATGAGAGATTTATTCTGGCCGGAAGGCTTATGGCCGTCAGAAATTTTGGTAAGGCTACCTTTATCGATATCCAGGACAGAGAAGGGAGAATTCAGTCATATATCAGAAAAGATACGGTGGGAGAAAAGGACTTTTCTCTATTTAGAAGGCTTGATATAGGAGATATTATTTCTGTCGCCGGGAAGGTCTTCAAGACAAGGGCCGGAGAATTGACAATTGAAGCGGACGAGATAAAGCTTTTAGCAAAAGCGGTGAGACCTCTACCGGAGAAGTGGCATGGTCTTACCGATATCGAGACAAGATACCGTCAGCGACACATTGACTTGATTGTTAATCCAAAAGTCAGGGAGACATTTTATATCAGGAGCCGCATCATTCAATCAATCCGTAATTTTATGGATGAGAGGGACTTTCTTGAGGTGGAAACACCCATGATGCAACCAATGGCTGGTGGTGCTATAGCACGTCCCTTTAAGACTCATCATAATGCTCTTGGGATGGACTTCTATCTGAGGATAGCACCTGAGCTCTATCTAAAACGCCTCGTTGTGGGAGGAATGGAGAGAGTCTACGAAATAAACAGAAGTTTCAGAAACGAAGGGATATCCACCTTCCATAATCCTGAATTTACAATGATGGAATTCTATCAGGCCTATGCGACCTATGAAGATCTGATGGTTATGACGGAAGAGCTTATCGCCTATATTTCACAAAAACTTTTTGACACACTTACAATTGATTACCAGGGAACCCAAATAGATCTTACACCACCCTGGCAGCGGATAACCGTAAAGGAAGCCATCATAAAATACTGCAAGGTCGAATCCGATGTTCTTGAAGATGTCGGAAAGGCCGTAGGGTTTGCAAGAAGTTTAGGACTTCCGATTACTGGAAAAGAGCCACTTGGAAAAGTGATTATGGAAATATTTGACGAAGCTGTGGAGGAAAATTTAATTCAACCGACCTTCATTACAAGTTATCCTATAGAGGTCTCTCCACTCTCGAAGAAAAGTGCCGATAATCCGGGGTTTGTCGACCGCTTTGAGCTCTATATATGTGGTAAAGAGATTGCCAATGCCTTCTCGGAACTGAACGATCCCGTAGATCAACGAGAGCGGTTTCTGATGCAGCTTGAGGCAAGAGAGGCGGGAGACGAAGAGGCCCACGAAATGGATGAGGATTATATCGGGGCACTGGAATACGGTATGCCTCCAACGGCGGGAGAAGGAATAGGGATAGACAGACTGATCATGCTGTTTACCGATTCTGCTTCCATCAGGGATGTTATCCTCTTTCCACACATGAGAAAGAAATAG